A single Scleropages formosus chromosome 4, fSclFor1.1, whole genome shotgun sequence DNA region contains:
- the tmem126a gene encoding LOW QUALITY PROTEIN: transmembrane protein 126A (The sequence of the model RefSeq protein was modified relative to this genomic sequence to represent the inferred CDS: deleted 1 base in 1 codon), translating into MSEDSLSLKDSGDGLPPRAAVLELLLKKFERLPEKDKKLFGYGPAYLGGNAAFAGLIANSLFRRVLNVTQGRVTSCLPMAVLPFLTTMALYNGAVSQPLLSGDLNCPTCTIVRGGLVGVVAGGMYPIFLALPVNAALAARYNTAPMPEKGNRMRFWFSVTQPIMRKMTFVMILQALFGVFLSSRHYDIYIKMLQLSATDSEDLHN; encoded by the exons ATGTCAGAGGACAGCCTGTCCCTGAAGGACTCTGGAGATGGACTTCCTCCTAGGGCTGCAGTCCTCGAGTTGCTCTTG AAGAAGTTCGAACGGCTCCCGGAAAAAGATAA AAAATTATTTGGCTACGGACCGGCCTACCTTGGAGGGAACGCGGCCTTTGCCGGACTGATTGCCAACAGTTTGTTCCGGCGGGTTCTCAATGTCACCCAGGGCCGAGTGACATCGTGTCTGCCCATGGCCGTCCTGCCGTTCCTGACGACGATGGCGCTATACAACGGCGCCGTCTCCCAGCCTTTGCTGTCAG GAGACCTTAACTGCCCGACCTGCACCATTGTCAGAGGAGGTCTGGTTGGCGTAGTCGCTGGTGGCATGTATCCCATCTTCTTGGCTTTACCTGTAAACGCTGCCCTTGCAGCAAG GTACAATACAGCACCAATGCCTGAAAAAGGCAATAGAATGCGCTTCTGGTTCTCAGTGACACAGCCCATCATGAGGAAAATGACATTTGTGATGATACTCCAAGCCCTCTTTGGTGTGTTTCTGAGCTCCAGACATTATGACATCTACATAAAAATGCTGCAGCTGTCTGCAACTGACAGCGAAGACCTACACAATTAA
- the sytl2a gene encoding synaptotagmin-like protein 2 isoform X9, whose product MNEKGDGENSDPGKTTLKQIPSRPMSTSKSLEDIKSLLTLSTAPATPSSSFSDPDQMKRMSMSVPVFVQEENGGRDSDSESSGRSDGQRRTGSSFTNLSASSGVPSVSSQVSGSVMSIYSGDFGSVDVKGTIQFAISYVQKLSEMHIFVVQCRNLAIADIRKNRSDPYVKCYLFPDKAKLGKRKTSVKKKTVNPTYNEILRYRVDIETLRTQTMNLSVWHNDTFGRNSFMGEVDMDLSKWDFSNTQMRDYTLKPRTASGMQPVDYRGEMRVALRFLNQVSQSKQSSKTGEVQIWVKDCKNLPMIRGAAIDPFVKCTVLPDPNKKSRQKTRVLKRTADPQFNHTMVHEGFGPEDLKEACVELTVWDHDRLSNHFIGGLRLGLGTGKSYGAPVDWMDCSSDEAALWERMMDCHNEWVEDVLPLRMLVMARSMSK is encoded by the exons TGTCCACAGCGCCAGCCACACCATCCTCCTCTTTCTCAGACCCTGACCAGATGAAGAGGATGAGCATGTCTGTGCCTGTATTTGTGCAGGAGGAG AACGGCGGCAGAGACAGTGACTCGGAGAGCAGTGGAAGGAGTGATGGACAAAGGAGGACAGGCAGCTCCTTCACTAACCTTAGTGCCTCTTCTGGTGTGCCGTCGGTGTCCTCT CAGGTCAGTGGTAGCGTCATGAGCATCTACAGCGGGGACTTCGGCAGCGTAGACGTCAAGGGAACCATCCAGTTTGCCATTAGCTACGTGCAGAAGCTGAGTGAGATGCACATCTTTGTGGTCCAGTGTAGAAATCTGGCCATTGCCGACATCAGGAAGAACCGGTCTGACCC TTACGTTAAGTGTTACCTCTTCCCGGACAAAGCAAAATtgggaaagaggaaaacatCTGTGAAAAAGAAGACTGTGAATCCAACCTACAATGAAATTCTAAGG TACAGAGTAGATATTGAGACCCTCAGGACTCAGACTATGAACCTTTCTGTATGGCACAATGACACGTTTGGACGAAATAGCTTTATGGGCGAAGTGGACATGGACTTATCCAAATGGGACTTCAGCAACACCCAGATGAGGGACTACACCCTGAAACCACGG ACTGCCTCTGGCATGCAGCCAGTGGACTACCGAGGAGAAATGAGGGTGGCCCTGCGCTTCCTGAACCAAGTTTCCCAGA GTAAACAGTCATCAAAAACAGGCGAGGTTCAGATCTGGGTGAAGGACTGCAAGAACCTGCCTATGATCAGGGGTGCAGCCATTGACCCCTTTGTTAAATG CACTGTGCTCCCAGACCCTAACAAGAAGAGCCGTCAGAAGACCCGGGTACTCAAGAGGACAGCCGACCCACAGTTCAACCACACCATGGTGCATGAAGGCTTTGGGCCTGAGGACTTAAAGGAGGCCTGTGTGGAGCTCACAGTCTGGGACCATGATCGTCTCTCCAATCACTTCATAGGGGGGCTCAGGCTAGGCCTTGGCACAG GTAAAAGTTATGGAGCACCAGTGGACTGGATGGACTGCAGTTCGGATGAAGCTGCTCTGTGGGAACGGATGATGGATTGTCATAACGAATGGGTGGAAGATGTATTACCTTTGAGAATGCTGGTCATGGCAAGAAGTATGTCAAAATAA
- the crebzf gene encoding CREB/ATF bZIP transcription factor isoform X2, translating to MITRKRGRAHDQQKAEVKSPSPLHVDDVCEWVETMDRQQQATSCLQSSPEGEDGSGLDLDDLLSFDGFNWSFEEDAFSPLFETEVAPSTDVDVLVKRNKMEPARDSSEQPASPTAECAVQKSRKLEEILPGRINKNAIAARMNRLKKKEYVNGLEKKVGALVSENCSLKEENSNLIKRVEELEDETRRLTRMTMTMPCPERG from the exons ATGATCACCAGAAAAAGGGGACGAGCGCATGATCAGCAGAAGGCCGAGGTCAAGAGTCCGAGTCCCCTGCATGTAGACGACGTGTGCGAATGGGTTGAAACAATGGACCGACAGCAGCAGGCCACCTCCTGCCTTCAGTCTTCACCGGAGGGTGAAGATGGATCTGGGCTGGACCTGGATGACTTGTTAAGTTTTGATGGTTTTAACTGGAGTTTTGAAGAGGACGCGTTTTCCCCGCTCTTCGAAACTGAGGTGGCTCCATCTACAGATGTCGATGTCCTGGTGAAGAGGAACAAGATGGAACCTGCTCGTGACAGCAGTGAGCAGCCGGCTTCCCCGACGGCTGAATGCGCTGTCCAGAAATCTCGGAAGCTCGAAGAGATCCTGCCAGGTCGGATCAATAAGAATGCGATTGCTGCCAGGATGAATCGCCTTAAGAAGAAAGAGTACGTAAATGGATTGGAGAAGAAGGTGGGCGCCTTGGTGTCGGAGAACTGTAGTCTGAAAGAGGAAAATTCAAATTTGATAAAGAGAGTGGAGGAGCTGGAAGATGAAACCAG GAGGCTGACAAGAATGACCATGACTATGCCATGCCCAGAAAGAGGGTGA
- the sytl2a gene encoding synaptotagmin-like protein 2 isoform X10 produces MKRMSMSVPVFVQEENGGRDSDSESSGRSDGQRRTGSSFTNLSASSGVPSVSSQVSGSVMSIYSGDFGSVDVKGTIQFAISYVQKLSEMHIFVVQCRNLAIADIRKNRSDPYVKCYLFPDKAKLGKRKTSVKKKTVNPTYNEILRYRVDIETLRTQTMNLSVWHNDTFGRNSFMGEVDMDLSKWDFSNTQMRDYTLKPRTASGMQPVDYRGEMRVALRFLNQVSQSKQSSKTGEVQIWVKDCKNLPMIRGAAIDPFVKCTVLPDPNKKSRQKTRVLKRTADPQFNHTMVHEGFGPEDLKEACVELTVWDHDRLSNHFIGGLRLGLGTGKSYGAPVDWMDCSSDEAALWERMMDCHNEWVEDVLPLRMLVMARSMSK; encoded by the exons ATGAAGAGGATGAGCATGTCTGTGCCTGTATTTGTGCAGGAGGAG AACGGCGGCAGAGACAGTGACTCGGAGAGCAGTGGAAGGAGTGATGGACAAAGGAGGACAGGCAGCTCCTTCACTAACCTTAGTGCCTCTTCTGGTGTGCCGTCGGTGTCCTCT CAGGTCAGTGGTAGCGTCATGAGCATCTACAGCGGGGACTTCGGCAGCGTAGACGTCAAGGGAACCATCCAGTTTGCCATTAGCTACGTGCAGAAGCTGAGTGAGATGCACATCTTTGTGGTCCAGTGTAGAAATCTGGCCATTGCCGACATCAGGAAGAACCGGTCTGACCC TTACGTTAAGTGTTACCTCTTCCCGGACAAAGCAAAATtgggaaagaggaaaacatCTGTGAAAAAGAAGACTGTGAATCCAACCTACAATGAAATTCTAAGG TACAGAGTAGATATTGAGACCCTCAGGACTCAGACTATGAACCTTTCTGTATGGCACAATGACACGTTTGGACGAAATAGCTTTATGGGCGAAGTGGACATGGACTTATCCAAATGGGACTTCAGCAACACCCAGATGAGGGACTACACCCTGAAACCACGG ACTGCCTCTGGCATGCAGCCAGTGGACTACCGAGGAGAAATGAGGGTGGCCCTGCGCTTCCTGAACCAAGTTTCCCAGA GTAAACAGTCATCAAAAACAGGCGAGGTTCAGATCTGGGTGAAGGACTGCAAGAACCTGCCTATGATCAGGGGTGCAGCCATTGACCCCTTTGTTAAATG CACTGTGCTCCCAGACCCTAACAAGAAGAGCCGTCAGAAGACCCGGGTACTCAAGAGGACAGCCGACCCACAGTTCAACCACACCATGGTGCATGAAGGCTTTGGGCCTGAGGACTTAAAGGAGGCCTGTGTGGAGCTCACAGTCTGGGACCATGATCGTCTCTCCAATCACTTCATAGGGGGGCTCAGGCTAGGCCTTGGCACAG GTAAAAGTTATGGAGCACCAGTGGACTGGATGGACTGCAGTTCGGATGAAGCTGCTCTGTGGGAACGGATGATGGATTGTCATAACGAATGGGTGGAAGATGTATTACCTTTGAGAATGCTGGTCATGGCAAGAAGTATGTCAAAATAA
- the crebzf gene encoding CREB/ATF bZIP transcription factor isoform X1, producing the protein MITRKRGRAHDQQKAEVKSPSPLHVDDVCEWVETMDRQQQATSCLQSSPEGEDGSGLDLDDLLSFDGFNWSFEEDAFSPLFETEVAPSTDVDVLVKRNKMEPARDSSEQPASPTAECAVQKSRKLEEILPGRINKNAIAARMNRLKKKEYVNGLEKKVGALVSENCSLKEENSNLIKRVEELEDETRYLRAVLANESMLAQLLSRLSGVNGMKLSTSLFQEADKNDHDYAMPRKRVKVEEKETSGGVCLHVDKNHVSVEFCTKCAESASTTFKM; encoded by the coding sequence ATGATCACCAGAAAAAGGGGACGAGCGCATGATCAGCAGAAGGCCGAGGTCAAGAGTCCGAGTCCCCTGCATGTAGACGACGTGTGCGAATGGGTTGAAACAATGGACCGACAGCAGCAGGCCACCTCCTGCCTTCAGTCTTCACCGGAGGGTGAAGATGGATCTGGGCTGGACCTGGATGACTTGTTAAGTTTTGATGGTTTTAACTGGAGTTTTGAAGAGGACGCGTTTTCCCCGCTCTTCGAAACTGAGGTGGCTCCATCTACAGATGTCGATGTCCTGGTGAAGAGGAACAAGATGGAACCTGCTCGTGACAGCAGTGAGCAGCCGGCTTCCCCGACGGCTGAATGCGCTGTCCAGAAATCTCGGAAGCTCGAAGAGATCCTGCCAGGTCGGATCAATAAGAATGCGATTGCTGCCAGGATGAATCGCCTTAAGAAGAAAGAGTACGTAAATGGATTGGAGAAGAAGGTGGGCGCCTTGGTGTCGGAGAACTGTAGTCTGAAAGAGGAAAATTCAAATTTGATAAAGAGAGTGGAGGAGCTGGAAGATGAAACCAGGTACCTCAGAGCTGTGTTGGCCAACGAAAGCATGCTGGCCCAGCTGTTGTCCAGACTGAGCGGTGTGAATGGCATGAAATTATCTACCTCGCTTTTCCAGGAGGCTGACAAGAATGACCATGACTATGCCATGCCCAGAAAGAGGGTGAaagtggaggagaaggagacttCTGGAGGCGTCTGTCTACATGTGGATAAGAACCATGTCTCAGTGGAATTCTGCACTAAATGTGCGGAAAGTGCCAGCACAACCTTTAAAATGTAG